The genomic segment CCCTGGAGTCCGCCGGCGTCACCGACGTCGTGCGGCCCCTCATCCCCGAGGGCTTCACCTACTGGGACTACCAGCGGCTGAAGTTCCCGCGCAACGAGGGGATCCGCATCGACTTCGTCCTCGGCTCCCGCGCGCTCGCCGATGCGGTCACCGGCGCCTCGATCCACCGCAACGAACGCAAGGGCGAGCAGCCCAGCGATCACGTGCCCGTGGTCGTCGACCTCGACTTCGCCGGCACGGACGACGATGACGACATGCCGATGATCTTCGCCTGACCGGATCGGCTGGAATCCCCCGCAGGACGGATGCCGTCGGCGGCCGTCCACCCGTAGCGTGGAGGAATGGCCGCACCCTCTCGCGCACTGACGCCTCGCCAGCGCCAGGCTGATGCCCTGCTCGCGCTCGTCGTCTTCGTCAGCGGCGTCATCAGCGCGGCGCTGTCGGCGATCTCCGAGCTCTATGGCGACGAGCAGGCACCGCTCTGGCAGGCACTCGTCTACATCGCGGTCATCGCGGCACCGCTGGCGTTCCGGCGGGTCTGGCCGGCATCCGTGGCCGTCATCGTGTGCGTGGCGTACTTCCTTGCCGTCACGATGCGCCTGCCGGAACTCTATGCGGGCAACATCGCCATGTTCATCGCGCTCTATTCCGTCGGTGCGTGGATGAGCAATCGTCGCGCCGCGATGATCGTGCGCGTCGCGATCATCACGGGGATGTTCATCTGGCTGCTGGTGTCGGTGTACCGCGACGCGATCGAGACGGCGAGAGACGAGGAGATCATCGCCGGGGCGCTGTCGCCCTACCTCGCCTACATGGTCTTGAATCTGATGATCAACGTGCTGTATTTCGCCGGCGCCTATTTCTTCGGCGAGCACGCATGGCGCTCCGCGATGCAGCGGCAGGCGCTCGAGCAGCGGACGGCCGACCTCGAGCGCGAACGCGAGGTGACAGCGGCCCAGGCCGTCGCGCTCGACCGTGTGCGCATCGCCCGCGAGCTGCACGACGTCGTGGCGCACCACGTCTCCGTCATGGGCGTCCAGGCCGGCGCCGCACGGATGATCGTCGACCAAGACCCTGCGGCATCGAAAGAGATCCTCGGCGGCGTCGAGCAGTCGGCCCGCGAGGCCATCGACGAACTGCATCACCTGCTCGAGACGCTGCGCTCCTCGGACACCGAGGCGGAGGACGCGTCCACCCTCGGGCTGTCCGACATTCCCGCTCTCGTCGAGGCGTCGAGTGCAGCGGGGCTCGCCACCCGGTTCACGGTGGTCGGCGAGGAACGCGATGTGCCGTCGGTCGTGCAGGTCAATCTCTATCGGATCGCCCAGGAGGCGCTGACGAACGCGCGCCGCCACGCCGGCCCGGCCGCCACGGCGGACGTCCGCCTGCGGTACACGGACGGTGCGATCGAGCTCGACGTCGTCAACACAGGGCGACATGCTCTCTCGCCGCGCCCGGGGATGGGCCAGCTCGGCATGCGCGAACGCGCCATCGCCTCGGGCGGCACGCTCGAGTCCGGCCCGCGGGAACAGGGCGGCTGGCGGGTGCGCGCACGGGTGCCGCTGCATGCTCCCGCGCTGATCGGCGGAGCCGGGGCATGAGCGATCCCATCCGCGTCATGCTCGTCGACGACCACGCCCTGCTGCGCGCAGGATTCCGCACGATCCTCGACGCGCAGCCCGACATCCGGGTCGTCGGCGAGGCTGCGACCGGGGCCGAGGCTGTGGCGCAGGCGACAGCCTTGCAACCGGACGTCATCAGCATGGATGTGCAGATGCCGGACATGGACGGCATCGAGGCCACCCGCCGCATCGTCGCCGATCCGGCGGTGCATGCGGCCATCGCGATCGTCACGACCTTCGACCAGGACGACTACCTGTTCAGCGCGCTGGATGCCGGCGCCAGTGGCTTCCTGCTCAAGAACAGCGGACCAGAGGATCTCGTCGCGGCCGTGCGGGTGCTCGCCGTCGGCGACGGGATGCTGGCGCCGGAGGTCACAAGACGCGTGGTGCGCCGCTATGCCGCACCCGCCGCGAGCGACACCGCGGCGAAGCGACCGACGCCGTCGGAGCCGGCGGAGCCGCTGACGGAGCGCGAATCCGAGGTGCTCGCACTCATGGCGGAGGCGATGAGCAACGCCGAGATCGCCGCCCGGCTGTTCATCGGCAAGGCGACCGTGAAGACGCACGTGTCCCGCATCCTGCAGAAACTCGGCGCCCGCGACCGCGTGCAGGCGATCGTCCTGGCGCTGCGCGGCGGCCTCGTCTAGACGCCGCTCAGGAACGACGAAGGGGAAGAAGAGCGCCTGCTCTCCTCCCCCTCGCGGGTAGTTCGACGCTTACGCGTTGACGAGCTCCGACGCGTGCTGCGTGCGGGAGATGAGGCTGTTGAAGGCCTCGAGGTATCCGGCGAGGAAGCCGGCCGTCGAGTCGTCGGTCACCTGTCCTTCGTCGGTGAACAGACCGGGGCGGTCCTGGATGAAGCCCTCCGGCTGACCCATGGTGATGGCGTTGAAGTGTCCGAGGATCGCACGCAGGTGCTGCTGCGCGGCAGCCGTGGCGACACCGGAGCCGGAGGCGCCGATGACGGCGACGGGCTTGTTGAAGAACGACATCTCGCCATAGGGGCGCGTCGACCAGTCCAGGGCGTTCTTCAGCACGCCGGGGATGGAACGGCTGTACTCGGGGGTGATGATGATCACGCCGTCAGCATCGCTGATGGCCTGCTTGAAATCGATCGCGACCTGCGGGAAGTCGCCGTCGTAGTCCGCGGAATAGAAGGGGAGGTCCTTGATCGGGATCTCGACGAGCTCGGTGCCCTCGGGGGCGAGGTTCTCCAGCACGCGCGAAAGGCGGCGGTTGATGGAGGTGCTCGAGATGCTGCCGACGATGTAGCCAATGGTGCGGGTCACTGGAAAAATCCTTCTGATCGGGCTCCGAGGAGCCGGGTGCGTTCGTGCTGGGTACAACGACCCATCGGCAAATTATATTCCAGTGAATGTAAGAGATGCCTGGGCGCCCCTCTCCTCCTCGAGGCGGAGAGGGAAGATCCCCCCTGGGGCGGATGCCGCGGGGGCGGCCCTTCCCTAGCGTGGAACCATGCGGCGCACACAGCGAAGGAGCCCCTCCACGTGACCTCAGCAACCCTGGAATTGACCGGCGTCTCGAAGAGCTACGGCTCGAGGCGCGTGCTCGACGACATCTCGTTCCCGGTGCACGCCGGCCAGCTCACCGGCTTCGTCGGCGGCAACGGCGCGGGCAAGACGACGACCATGCGCATCATCCTCGGCCTTCTGGCCTCCGACGCCGGCTCCATCACCCGCGGCGGACGCCCCCTCACCGCCGACATCCGGCGCCAGTTCGGGTACATGCCGGAGGAGCGCGGGCTGTACCCCAAGATGAAGGTGCTCGAACAGGTCGTGTACTTCGCGCGCCTCCACGGCTTCTCGAAGCCGGATGCGACCGAGAAGGCCACCGCGCTGCTCGGCGATCTCGGACTCGGCGAGCGGCTCGACGACAACATCGAGACCCTCTCGCTGGGAAACCAGCAGCGCGCGCAGATCGCGGCATCCCTCGTGCACGACCCGGAGGTGCTCATCCTCGACGAGCCGTTCTCCGGGCTCGACCCGATCGCGGTCGAGACCGTCGCCGGTGTGCTGCAGGAGCGGGCGTCCCGCGGCGTCTCCGTGCTGTTCTCCTCGCATCAGCTGGACGTCGTCGAGCGGCTCTGCGACGACCTCGTCATCATCGCCGGGGGCACGATCCGCGCCGCCGGCCCGCGCGACCGACTCCGCGAGCAGTACGCAGAGCCGCGATGGGACATCGAGAGCACGGCCGATGTCGGATGGCTGCGGGAGGAGCCGGGGGTCACGGTCGTGGACTTTGAGGGCGGCCGCGCCGTGTTCGACGCAGAGGACGCGGCCGTCGCGCAGCGCATCCTTCGCCGCGCCCTGCAGGAGGGCGACGTCAGCAGGTTCGGGCCGCAGCATCCCACCCTCGCGCAGATCTTCAAGGAGGTCATCCGATGAACACCACGGCACCCGCAGCCGTCTCGACCGCTCAGGGCACCTGGCTCGTCGCGGAGCGCGAACTCAGCACCAAGCTCCGCAGCAAGGCGTATCTCGTCTCGACCGCGATCCTGCTGCTCATCGCACTGGGCGGGGTGATCTGGGCCGGAATCGCCTCCGCCAACCCCAGCGCGACGCCCGTCGCCGCCACCAGTTCCGCGGCCTCGACCCTCTCCGAGCTGGGCGGGTACGAGATCACAGAGGTCGACAGCCCGGATGCGGCGCGGGATCTCGTCGCGGCGGGCGAGGTCGACGCCGCAGTGATCGATGACCCCTCCTCCCCCGGTGGACTCGCGATCATCGCCGACCGGGAGGCCCCACAGTCCCTGCTGATGGTCCTGTCCGTGACCCCAGAGGTCGAACTGCTGGATCCCGACCCGGCGGCGGGGCCGCTGCGGTACCTCCTGGGCATCGCGTTCGGACTCGTGTTCATGATGGCCGCGATGATGTTCGGGATGCCGGTCGCGACGAGCGTCGTCGAGGAGAAGCAGACCCGCGTCGTGGAGATCCTGCTCTCGACGATCCCCGCACGCGTCCTGCTCGCGGGAAAGGTCGTCGGCAACACGATCCTCGCGATGTCGCAGATCCTGCTCCTCGCTGCCGTCGGCACCATCGGCCTGACCGTCACCGGGCAGACGACGGTGCTCGCCGGCATCGGCGGCCCCGTGCTCTGGTTCGCGGTGTTCTTCTTCTTCGGCTTCATCCTCCTTGCGGCGATGTTCGCGGCCGCCGGGTCCATGGTGTCGCGCCAGGAGGATGCCGGGACGACGTTGACCCCGGTGATGTATCTGACGATGATCCCGTACTTCCTCGTGATCTTCTTCGGCGACAACCCGGTCGTGATGACCGTGCTCTCGTACGTGCCGTTCTCCGCTCCGGTCGGGATGCCGATCCGGCTGTTCTTCAACGAGGCGGAGTGGTGGGAACCGCTGGCCTCGCTCGCGATCATGCTCGTGACCTGCGCACTGGTGATCACCCTCGGCGCGAAGATCTACGAGAACTCCCTGCTGAAGATGGGGGCGCGCGTGAAGTTCCGCGAGGCGCTACGGGGCTGAACGCATCGGAAGGGGAGGCAGCCGGCTGGGTGTCCTGTGACGGGACGCCCAGCCGGCTGCATTAGCGTGGATCGGTGTGGACGACGGGGTCCGGACCATGTCCGCACTCCCGAAAGGCACCATGAGCACGCCCACCCTCGACCGCACCGCCGAGACCTCGGTCCCCCTCCTCGACGTCCTCGCCACCCGCTGGAGCCCGCGCGCCTTCGACGCGACCGCGCCGATCGATGAGGCCAAGCTCATGGCCGCCCTCGAGGCCGCGCGCTGGTCACCGTCGGCCCGCAACACCCAGCCGTGGCGCTTCATCGTCGCCCGGCGCGGCACGGACCTGCACGCCGCCGTCGACAGCGCACTGATGGGCTTCAACCGCGAGTGGGCAGGACAGGCCCAGGTCCTCATTGCGGCCTTCGCCGAGGAGGCCGACGCCGAGGGGGCTCCCCACCCGTGGGCGCAGTACGACCTCGGTCAGGCCGTCGCGCACCTCTCCGTGCAGGCCCACGCCGACGGGCTCTTCGTGCACCAGATGGGCGGCATCGATCGCGCTGCCCTCGAGGCGCTCCCCGGCGTCTCGGAGAACCTCCGCGCCGTCACGGTCATCGCTCTCGGCGCGCTCGGCGACACGGCCGCCCTGTCGGAGCCGCTCCAGCAGCGTGAGGCCGCGCCCCGGGCACGTCGTCCGCTCGCCGACAGCATCATCGCGGAGGCCTGAGGCGCACGCTGCCCGATGGCGCTCAGGATGTCGCGAGCCCGTCCAGAGCGACAGTGAGCACGTCACGGGCGAGGTCCTTCGCCTGCTCGGCCCCGGTGGGCCGGTACCACTCGACGATCGAGTTCACCATGCCGAACAACAGGCGAGTGGCGACCGACGGGTCGACATCAGAGCGCACGGTTCCTTCTGCCTGAGCGACGCGGAGCAGAGCCGTCACACGACGGTCGAACTCCCGTCGCCGCTCGAGCGCCGCGCGCTCTATGTCGCTGTTGCCGCGAACGCGGAGGAGGAGCGTGACGTACGCCAGTCGATCCGCGAGCACGAGCACGGCACCGAGGAGCATGTGCTCCAGTCGCTCCCGCGCTGATCCGTCGCGCGCCTCCGCCTCCGCGAGGACGGCTTCGAGACCACCGAGCGCCTCATCGAGGGCGACCTGCAACAGCTCCTCCTTGGAGGCGAAGTGGTGGTACAGCGCCGATTTCGACAGACCCAGCCGCGCGGCGAGCGCCGACACCGATGTCGCGTCGTATCCCTGCGCGATGAACATCTCCACGGCGATCTCGAGGATCCGCTCGCGGTCGTAGCCGGGGCGGCCACGGCGTGCGGGCGTCTGCGAGGGGTCTGACACGCGCTCCAGTCTGGCACGGGCACCGGCGCCGCACCGTCGGGAACGCACCGTGGCCGACGCGTGCCGTACCCTATTACTGAACGAACGGTCAGCAATTCCCGGACATCGAGGTCAGGAGCGCAGATGGATGAGCCGTCCCTGCTCGTCGAGCACCACCACGATCGCGTGGTCGGCGCGCTGAACCGCCCTGGCAGACGCAACGCCATCGACCGCGATCTGATCGACCGACTGCACGCGCTGTGCGAGGAGCTCGAGAACGAGCCGCGCACGCTCATCCTCACCGGCACCGGTGGCGACTTCGCCGCCGGGGCCGACATCGCCCAGCTGCGGGCCCGTCGCGCGGCCGATGCACTCCGCGGGATCAACGCCAACGCGTTCATCCGGGTCCGCGAACTCCCGATGCCCGTGATCGCCGCCATGGACGGCTACGCGCTCGGAGGAGGGGCCGAGCTCGCGTACGCCGCCGACATCCGGATCGCCACCCCGCGGCTCCGGATCGGCAACCCCGAGCCGGATCTCGGCATCCTCGCCGCGGCGGGGGCCACCTGGCGGCTACGCGAGATCGTGGGAGAAGCGCTGGCGAGCGAGATGCTGCTGACGATGCGCATCCTCGATGCGCACGAGGCGCACGCGGCCGGACTCGTCTCGAGCATCCACGACCCGGCCGACCTCATGCCCGCAGCCCACGCCATCGTCGGTCGGATCGCCGCCGCCGATCCCCTCGCGATCCGGCACACGAAGACCGCGCTCCGGGCTCCGCGCGACGCGCATCCGTCGATCGACGCCGATCTCCAGGCCGAACTGTTCGAGAGCCCGGAGAAGATGCGCCGCATGACCGCGTTCCTCGAGCGGAAGGGGCGCCCGTGAAGGTGGGAGTGCTCGGCGGCGGACGCATGGGGTCCGGCATCGCGCACGCGTTCCTGCTCGCCGGGTGCAAGGTCGTCGTGGTGGAACGCGACGAGGAGTCCGCCGACGCCGCCAGGCGACGCATCATCGGGATGCTCGCGAAGACCGTGGAGCGCGGAAGCACGGAGGCGACGGTCGACGAGCTGGCGGTCGGCCTGCACACCGGCTCCGACGCTGCGGCTTTCGCGGGTTGCGCGCTGATCATCGAGGCGGTCCCCGAGGATCGCGCGCTGAAGACGGACGCCCTGGCCATGATCGAACGCGCCGCACCGGATGCCGCGCTCGCCTCCAACACCTCGTCCATCTCCATCGACGACCTGGCCGCACGGCTGCAGCGCCCTGAGCGGATGCTCGGACTGCACTTCTTCAACCCGGTGCCCGCGTCCGCACTCGTCGAGATCGTCGTCGGGCCGGCCACGGATCCGGACCTCGTCGAGCGCGCGCGGACGTGGGTGCAGATGCTCGACAAGACCCCGATCGTCGTGCGGGACTCGCCCGGCTTCGCCTCCAGCAGACTCGGAGTCGCCCTCGCACTGGAGGCGATCAGGATGCTCGACTCCGGAGTCGCATCCGCCGAGGACATCGACCGCGCCATGGAACTCGGGTACCGGCATCCGATGGGCCCGCTGCGCACGACGGACATCGTCGGACTCGATGTCCGTCTCGGGATCGCCGAAGAGCTCCACGCGACCCTCGGCGAGCGCTTCGCACCACCCGCCCTCCTGCGCAGGCTCGTCGCGGAGGGGAAACTCGGCCGCAAGAGCGGCGAGGGCTTCTACACATGGGAGACGACAACATGACCGCGATCGTGCCGAGCTACCTGCAGGACCGGTGGTGGACACCGGAACCCGCCGGCGACCCCACCGTCGTGCGCGACGCATCCACGGGAGAGGTGATCGCACATGTCAGCACGGAGGGGCTGGATCTCGGCGCAGCGCTCGCACACGCGCGCACCGTCGGGCAGGCCTCCCTCGGCGCGCTGACCTTCCACCAGCGTGCGCTGCTGCTGAAGCAGTTCGCCATCGCCCTCACCGAGCGGAAGGACGAGCTCTACGCGCTCTCGGCGCGCGCCGGCGCGACGACGGCAGACTCCTGGGTGGACGTCGACGGCGGCATCGGCGTGCTGTTCGCCTACTCGGGCAAGGGGCGCCGCGAGCTTCCGAACGCGCAGGTGTACCTCGACGGGGCGGTCGAGTCCCTCTCGAAGGACGGCTCGTTCCTCGGGCGCCACATCCATACCCGCCTGCGCGGCGTCGCGGTGCAGATCAACGCGTTCAACTTCCCCGTGTGGGGACCGCTGGAGAAGTTCGCACCCGCCTTCCTCGCCGGGATGCCGTCGCTCATCAAGCCGGCGACGCCGACCGGCTACATCACCGAGGCGATGGTGCGGATCCTCGTCGACTCAGGGCTGCTACCTCCCGGCACGCTGCAGCTGGTGAGCGGCAGCGTGCCGACCCTCTTCACCTCGGCCGGAGGATCGCTCGGCACAGGCGACCTGCTCACTCTCGGAGACATGGTGAGCTTCACGGGGAGCGCGTCGACAGCCGCGTCGCTGCGTTCGCGCACCCCGTCCGGCGTGCGCTTCACCGCCGAGACGGACTCGATCAACGCCTCCGTCCTCGGCCCTGATGCCATCGCCGGGACGCCTGAGTTCGACGCGTACATCCGCCAGCTCGTCGCCGAGATGACGAGCAAGGCAGGGCAGAAGTGCACGGCCATCCGGCGCGCCCTCGTGCCGGCGTCTGAGGCCGACGCGGTGGTCGACGCTGTCCGCAGGAGGATCGAGGAGAAGGTCGTCGTCGGGGACCCGCGCACGGAGGGCGTGACGATGGGACCGCTGGTGTCGCTCGAGCAGCGCGATGAGGTGCTGGGGCAGGTGCGGGCGCTCGAGGAGGGCGGCGGACGGATCGTGATCGGATCCGCGACCGCCGCGGACCCGCACGGCGCGTTCGTCTCCCCCGTGCTGCTCCGATTCGATGACGCCGGTGCCGACGCCGTCCACACGATCGAGGCCTTCGGTCCCGTGTCGTCCCTGCTCACCTACGAGACGGTGGACGAGGCCGCCGACATCGTCATG from the Microbacterium ginsengiterrae genome contains:
- a CDS encoding TetR/AcrR family transcriptional regulator, with translation MERVSDPSQTPARRGRPGYDRERILEIAVEMFIAQGYDATSVSALAARLGLSKSALYHHFASKEELLQVALDEALGGLEAVLAEAEARDGSARERLEHMLLGAVLVLADRLAYVTLLLRVRGNSDIERAALERRREFDRRVTALLRVAQAEGTVRSDVDPSVATRLLFGMVNSIVEWYRPTGAEQAKDLARDVLTVALDGLATS
- a CDS encoding nitroreductase family protein; translated protein: MSTPTLDRTAETSVPLLDVLATRWSPRAFDATAPIDEAKLMAALEAARWSPSARNTQPWRFIVARRGTDLHAAVDSALMGFNREWAGQAQVLIAAFAEEADAEGAPHPWAQYDLGQAVAHLSVQAHADGLFVHQMGGIDRAALEALPGVSENLRAVTVIALGALGDTAALSEPLQQREAAPRARRPLADSIIAEA
- a CDS encoding sensor histidine kinase, which codes for MAAPSRALTPRQRQADALLALVVFVSGVISAALSAISELYGDEQAPLWQALVYIAVIAAPLAFRRVWPASVAVIVCVAYFLAVTMRLPELYAGNIAMFIALYSVGAWMSNRRAAMIVRVAIITGMFIWLLVSVYRDAIETARDEEIIAGALSPYLAYMVLNLMINVLYFAGAYFFGEHAWRSAMQRQALEQRTADLEREREVTAAQAVALDRVRIARELHDVVAHHVSVMGVQAGAARMIVDQDPAASKEILGGVEQSAREAIDELHHLLETLRSSDTEAEDASTLGLSDIPALVEASSAAGLATRFTVVGEERDVPSVVQVNLYRIAQEALTNARRHAGPAATADVRLRYTDGAIELDVVNTGRHALSPRPGMGQLGMRERAIASGGTLESGPREQGGWRVRARVPLHAPALIGGAGA
- a CDS encoding ABC transporter permease, giving the protein MNTTAPAAVSTAQGTWLVAERELSTKLRSKAYLVSTAILLLIALGGVIWAGIASANPSATPVAATSSAASTLSELGGYEITEVDSPDAARDLVAAGEVDAAVIDDPSSPGGLAIIADREAPQSLLMVLSVTPEVELLDPDPAAGPLRYLLGIAFGLVFMMAAMMFGMPVATSVVEEKQTRVVEILLSTIPARVLLAGKVVGNTILAMSQILLLAAVGTIGLTVTGQTTVLAGIGGPVLWFAVFFFFGFILLAAMFAAAGSMVSRQEDAGTTLTPVMYLTMIPYFLVIFFGDNPVVMTVLSYVPFSAPVGMPIRLFFNEAEWWEPLASLAIMLVTCALVITLGAKIYENSLLKMGARVKFREALRG
- a CDS encoding 3-hydroxyacyl-CoA dehydrogenase family protein translates to MKVGVLGGGRMGSGIAHAFLLAGCKVVVVERDEESADAARRRIIGMLAKTVERGSTEATVDELAVGLHTGSDAAAFAGCALIIEAVPEDRALKTDALAMIERAAPDAALASNTSSISIDDLAARLQRPERMLGLHFFNPVPASALVEIVVGPATDPDLVERARTWVQMLDKTPIVVRDSPGFASSRLGVALALEAIRMLDSGVASAEDIDRAMELGYRHPMGPLRTTDIVGLDVRLGIAEELHATLGERFAPPALLRRLVAEGKLGRKSGEGFYTWETTT
- a CDS encoding enoyl-CoA hydratase/isomerase family protein, which translates into the protein MDEPSLLVEHHHDRVVGALNRPGRRNAIDRDLIDRLHALCEELENEPRTLILTGTGGDFAAGADIAQLRARRAADALRGINANAFIRVRELPMPVIAAMDGYALGGGAELAYAADIRIATPRLRIGNPEPDLGILAAAGATWRLREIVGEALASEMLLTMRILDAHEAHAAGLVSSIHDPADLMPAAHAIVGRIAAADPLAIRHTKTALRAPRDAHPSIDADLQAELFESPEKMRRMTAFLERKGRP
- the paaZ gene encoding phenylacetic acid degradation bifunctional protein PaaZ, whose product is MTAIVPSYLQDRWWTPEPAGDPTVVRDASTGEVIAHVSTEGLDLGAALAHARTVGQASLGALTFHQRALLLKQFAIALTERKDELYALSARAGATTADSWVDVDGGIGVLFAYSGKGRRELPNAQVYLDGAVESLSKDGSFLGRHIHTRLRGVAVQINAFNFPVWGPLEKFAPAFLAGMPSLIKPATPTGYITEAMVRILVDSGLLPPGTLQLVSGSVPTLFTSAGGSLGTGDLLTLGDMVSFTGSASTAASLRSRTPSGVRFTAETDSINASVLGPDAIAGTPEFDAYIRQLVAEMTSKAGQKCTAIRRALVPASEADAVVDAVRRRIEEKVVVGDPRTEGVTMGPLVSLEQRDEVLGQVRALEEGGGRIVIGSATAADPHGAFVSPVLLRFDDAGADAVHTIEAFGPVSSLLTYETVDEAADIVMRGGGSLVTSVATHDPDFAASFLAGVAAGNGRVLFLDRDTARSSTGHGSPLPSLVHGGPGRAGGGEELGGIRAVLHHMQRTAVQGSPQMLTAVTGAWHTGAATREDGVHPFRKPLTQLRVGDRIASASREVTLDDIETFAHFTGDTFYAHMDEEAAAANPFFPGRVAHGYLLVSWAAGLFVDPEPGPVLANYGLENLRFLTPVSPGDSIRVELIAKQITPRETDEYGEVRWDAVIRNQDDEPVATYDVLTLVAKE
- a CDS encoding response regulator gives rise to the protein MSDPIRVMLVDDHALLRAGFRTILDAQPDIRVVGEAATGAEAVAQATALQPDVISMDVQMPDMDGIEATRRIVADPAVHAAIAIVTTFDQDDYLFSALDAGASGFLLKNSGPEDLVAAVRVLAVGDGMLAPEVTRRVVRRYAAPAASDTAAKRPTPSEPAEPLTERESEVLALMAEAMSNAEIAARLFIGKATVKTHVSRILQKLGARDRVQAIVLALRGGLV
- a CDS encoding NADPH-dependent FMN reductase; the protein is MTRTIGYIVGSISSTSINRRLSRVLENLAPEGTELVEIPIKDLPFYSADYDGDFPQVAIDFKQAISDADGVIIITPEYSRSIPGVLKNALDWSTRPYGEMSFFNKPVAVIGASGSGVATAAAQQHLRAILGHFNAITMGQPEGFIQDRPGLFTDEGQVTDDSTAGFLAGYLEAFNSLISRTQHASELVNA
- a CDS encoding ATP-binding cassette domain-containing protein produces the protein MTSATLELTGVSKSYGSRRVLDDISFPVHAGQLTGFVGGNGAGKTTTMRIILGLLASDAGSITRGGRPLTADIRRQFGYMPEERGLYPKMKVLEQVVYFARLHGFSKPDATEKATALLGDLGLGERLDDNIETLSLGNQQRAQIAASLVHDPEVLILDEPFSGLDPIAVETVAGVLQERASRGVSVLFSSHQLDVVERLCDDLVIIAGGTIRAAGPRDRLREQYAEPRWDIESTADVGWLREEPGVTVVDFEGGRAVFDAEDAAVAQRILRRALQEGDVSRFGPQHPTLAQIFKEVIR